In Anaerobranca californiensis DSM 14826, the DNA window CTATTCCTCCTGTAAGGAATTATAAATCACCTCGAAATTCAACATAGGGTTTATGTTGTTTTTTAAGGTATTCCTAATTATTTTAACTTTATTTAATATCTCCTCTATCTTGGTCAAATTGGAAGTTCTTAACAAGTTTATTTTATCATAATAATCCTTATTTACTAGTATATCTTTATTTTGTCCTACTTTCAAATATAATAAGTCTCTCAACAGAAATTCTATTAAATCAAGAACCAAGGCTGGTTCTATATTTGCCAACGTTTTATTAAGTTTAACATAATCTAAACCTTTTTCAGAGGTTTCCAAAAATAAATTATATACATTTTCCCTAATAGTCCAAAAATCTGTTTCTAAATATTCTAATGCTTTTCCCATTGAACCTTCACTAAATACTGCAATTATTTCTGCTTTTAAAGGATCTAGTTCCTTTTGTCTACATAAAAATTCCTTTAAATCATTAGTTGTTAAAGAATTAATTTTTATTGGAATAGCCCTGGATCTAATAGTCCTTATAACATTTGTGATATTTTCACACAAAAGAAAAATAGTGAGATATAAAGGAGGCTCCTCAATTAAAGTAAGTAGTTTATTGGCACCTTGAGTATTTAGCCTATCTACTCCTTCTAATACCACTATTTTTCTTTCTCCCTCTAAAGGAGAATAAATAGCTGCCCTTTTAAACTGATCTACCGTCTCAAGTTTAACGATTGCATCTTCACTGTAAAAGAAATTGACATCTGGGTGAACTTCTTTTTCGATATTAGTACAAGTTCTACAGTGACAATTCCAGTTACCACAAAGAATGTATTTAGCAATCTCTTTAGTAAAAGTTTTTTTCCCCGTCCCTTTAGTACCATGAATTAGATAACAATGATGGAGCATCTGATTTTTAATGGCATTCTCAAAATATTTTATGTTATTTTCTTGTCCAATGAGCTCCATCATCTATACCCTTTCAAACTTCTCTACATCTATTACAAATATCGTTGCTCCACCTACAATAACTTCTACTGGATAAGGAACATAAGATTCCACTGAACCTCCCAGAGGTGACATGGTTGTAACCATCTTTTCTCTGCTTTTACAGGTTTGTTTAATTATACCTACCACATCATCAACTTGATGATCTTCAACTCCAATGAGGACAGTTGTATTGCCAGATTTTAAAAATCCCCCTGTACTAGCAAGTTTTGTAGCTTTAAACCCTTCATCTACTAAACTTTCCAACAGCTTACCACTATCTCTGTCCTGAATTATCGCAATTACTAACTTCATTAAAATCCCTCCCTTTTTTAAAATTTTAGCTTACTAATAATTTCTCTATGAATTTCTTCAATATCTTTATTACCATCTATAAGAATCATGTTATATTCATTTAAAAGCTTATGATAGCCTTCCCTTACTTTTTGAAAATAATCCAACCCTCTACTTTCTATCCTGTCTTTTGTTCTTCCTATCCTGCTTAAAGCAATATCTGTATCTAAATCTATTAAAAATGTATAATCAGGCATTAAACCACCAGTAGCTATTATGTTAATCTCTTCTACAAGGTTATGACCTAAGTTTAACCCTATACCTTGATAAACAATACTAGAATGTAAATATCTATCAGATATCACCCAATAACCCTTTGATAAAGCAGGTTTTATTACTTCTTCTATCAGCTGAGCCCTTGCTGAAGCATACAGTAAACACTCAGCTATAGGAACAATTTTGTTTTCTGGATTTAATAAAAGCTCCCTGATATAATCCCCTATTGGGGTACCACCCGGTTCCCTTGTATATATATATTTTATACCTTTACTTTGGAGAAATTGACATAATAACTTACTTTGTGTAGTCTTTCCAACTCCGTCAGGACCTTCAATTACAATAAATTTTCCTTTTTCCATTAAATAACCCTTCCTTTATTTGTCATCAAAAAATTTATCCTTTACTACTTCTATCATACCATTTTCTATACCATGAATACTAGAGAAATTACTATTTTTTAAATATTTTATAATCTCCTCTGTTACCACTTCTCCAGGGAAAAGAATTGGTATTCCTGGGGGGTAAGGAGTTATAGGTTGTACTACCACTTTCCCTTTAGCCTTTTTAAGGGGAATTTTTTCCTTTTGTGAATAAAAGGCTTCCCTCGGTGTTAAAACTCCAGTATTCCTTATTCTAAAACAATTTTCCTGGCTATATAGAATATCTTCTTCCTCTGTTGAAAATCTTTTTAAAATAGCTGCTGTCTTTACTAATTCCCTTTTACTTATTTTATAATTAATAAATAGCAAAATTTTATTATCTGCTAAAAACTCAGGAATTATTCCATTTTTAATTAGTTGTTTAAAAACCTCTTTAGCTTTTTTATTATCCTTAAAAAGTAATGTTATTTTAGTGGGATCTAAGTACTGATTTGAGTTTAGGTCTTTTTCCTTTATATATCTTATTTTATATTTATCCAGTAATTCCTTCATATAATTTCCTTTTTTTATCGTTTTTTGTAATATTTTTTCCCCTATCTGGGTATATTGCTCAGTACAGTAGGCAATTGAAGCCAATAAGATATAAGAGGGACTAGTGGATGTTGTTAAAGAAATATGTTTTCTTAATTCACTTAAGTTAATATCTTCAGCATTAATATTTATTACTCCCGTTTGAGTTAACCCAGTTAAATTTTTATGGGTACTATTAACCACTAAATCTGCTTTACAAGTATTAGCCAAATATACCTTTAAATCTGTAAAATATAAATGACTGCCATGGGCCTCGTCAACAAGGAGTTTTATTTTATACTTATTACATAGCTGAACTATTAACTTCAAATCTTTGTTACCTATACCATAATAATTAGGTGTAGTTAAAATAATCCCTTTAATTCTTTCTATTTTTTTTATAGCTTGTTGAATCCCTTGATAATCCAAAGGAGAGGCCCCAGAATGTTCTGAAAAAACAGGTTCTGCTCCAGATAGTATCAAACCATAGATTACTGATTTATGACAATCCCTTGAAACTAATATTTGGTCTCCTTCTCTAAACAAGTAAGAAATGGCGGCAATTATTCCGGAAGAACTACCATTGACTAGGTAAATACAATGATTACTGTTAAATAACTTTGCTGTAGATTTTTCAGCTTTTTTAATTATTCCTTGAGGATTGTGATAATCATCAGTTCCATAAACTTCCGTTGTTTCAAAAAATGGCATGTATTTTCTAAATTTTTTATTTAAATTCTTTCCACCATAATTTCCAGGCATATGAAATTTTATATATCTTTTTTTATTATTTTTATTATATATATATAAATTTTGTAATTTTTTGATTTTCATATTTTCCTGTACTCCTTGATATTTTATCTAAAAATATTATATAAAAAAGTAAAAGCAGGGTAAATATACCTGCCTTTATTTAAGGGATTCATTAGTTTGCCAAACTTTTTTTATTCCATTAACTATTTCATCATATTCAGGATCATCTACCCTTGTTTTTGATATCCTCATAAGACAGTTATCACAAAGGAAACTTTGGAGTATGTTTATGCCTTTTGGGTCTTCAGCATTACATATAGAACATGTTTTCAAACTAACACCACCTTTTTAAGGGGTATTATTTACTAAATTGTATGGATTTATACACTATAATTTGGAGCTTCTTTAGTTATTTCAACATCATGGGGATGACTTTCCCTTAAACCTGCATTAGTTATCTTTATAAACTGAGCTTTTTTTAGTTCTTCTATTGTTTTAGC includes these proteins:
- the tmk gene encoding dTMP kinase produces the protein MEKGKFIVIEGPDGVGKTTQSKLLCQFLQSKGIKYIYTREPGGTPIGDYIRELLLNPENKIVPIAECLLYASARAQLIEEVIKPALSKGYWVISDRYLHSSIVYQGIGLNLGHNLVEEINIIATGGLMPDYTFLIDLDTDIALSRIGRTKDRIESRGLDYFQKVREGYHKLLNEYNMILIDGNKDIEEIHREIISKLKF
- a CDS encoding ATP-binding protein; this translates as MELIGQENNIKYFENAIKNQMLHHCYLIHGTKGTGKKTFTKEIAKYILCGNWNCHCRTCTNIEKEVHPDVNFFYSEDAIVKLETVDQFKRAAIYSPLEGERKIVVLEGVDRLNTQGANKLLTLIEEPPLYLTIFLLCENITNVIRTIRSRAIPIKINSLTTNDLKEFLCRQKELDPLKAEIIAVFSEGSMGKALEYLETDFWTIRENVYNLFLETSEKGLDYVKLNKTLANIEPALVLDLIEFLLRDLLYLKVGQNKDILVNKDYYDKINLLRTSNLTKIEEILNKVKIIRNTLKNNINPMLNFEVIYNSLQEE
- a CDS encoding aminotransferase class I/II-fold pyridoxal phosphate-dependent enzyme, whose product is MKIKKLQNLYIYNKNNKKRYIKFHMPGNYGGKNLNKKFRKYMPFFETTEVYGTDDYHNPQGIIKKAEKSTAKLFNSNHCIYLVNGSSSGIIAAISYLFREGDQILVSRDCHKSVIYGLILSGAEPVFSEHSGASPLDYQGIQQAIKKIERIKGIILTTPNYYGIGNKDLKLIVQLCNKYKIKLLVDEAHGSHLYFTDLKVYLANTCKADLVVNSTHKNLTGLTQTGVININAEDINLSELRKHISLTTSTSPSYILLASIAYCTEQYTQIGEKILQKTIKKGNYMKELLDKYKIRYIKEKDLNSNQYLDPTKITLLFKDNKKAKEVFKQLIKNGIIPEFLADNKILLFINYKISKRELVKTAAILKRFSTEEEDILYSQENCFRIRNTGVLTPREAFYSQKEKIPLKKAKGKVVVQPITPYPPGIPILFPGEVVTEEIIKYLKNSNFSSIHGIENGMIEVVKDKFFDDK
- a CDS encoding sigma factor G inhibitor Gin; translated protein: MKTCSICNAEDPKGINILQSFLCDNCLMRISKTRVDDPEYDEIVNGIKKVWQTNESLK
- a CDS encoding cyclic-di-AMP receptor — encoded protein: MKLVIAIIQDRDSGKLLESLVDEGFKATKLASTGGFLKSGNTTVLIGVEDHQVDDVVGIIKQTCKSREKMVTTMSPLGGSVESYVPYPVEVIVGGATIFVIDVEKFERV